Proteins from a genomic interval of Triplophysa dalaica isolate WHDGS20190420 chromosome 13, ASM1584641v1, whole genome shotgun sequence:
- the six4b gene encoding homeobox protein SIX4b — protein sequence MCCLKPRGVTYLDALKMSSSSSEVISADEIKRESARALENRGSVKLSLLDPAELPMENATSVSAVDAVRSELLDCAPASLAFSPEQVACVCEALLQGGNVERLARFLWSLPQSDLLRGNESILKAQAIVAFHQARYQELYCILENHSFSPSNHPSLQDMWYKARYTEAEKARGRPLGAVDKYRLRRKYPLPRTIWDGEETVYCFKERSRNALKDMYKRNRYPSPAEKRNLAKLTGLSLTQVSNWFKNRRQRDRNPSEAQSKSESDGNHSTEDESSKGQEDLSPRPLSSGSSSSATHGTAPPTVYSDGGTTVIQQIGDVKMSSHAAGGMCFNGDLTSVNAHYINGGPYAQSHSNNALLNGLGATGGHFLTFDSQRVSHHSQERMLGGSSVSYAPFSMGVSETGSGKLDTMQTLISNAEDGVISSTVSFASPLSTRSTTSGALHLSNYSMVNLPGSEITMGLPPLMLPPSSTSSTHGSAPLGNVVSDSPQHSNQTLLYTQTVKQEPLDVTGSYTYPSEISLDQGSNLGYTASLFLSSNLGSSSSTGGSLAPTVTATVTSALSSTEVHHSLNQSGRSLHEGNGTLSSDYGSEGIHLHLSNSLHGPSRAVEGPVRVICGDLEMEGKELAKLQTVQMDDDGSDL from the exons ATGTGCTGCCTGAAACCCAGAGGAGTGACTTATCTGGACGcgttaaaaatgtcttcttccTCAAGCGAGGTCATTAGTGCCGATGAGATCAAGAGGGAGAGCGCAAGGGCACTGGAGAATCGTGGGAGTGTCAAGCTGTCACTGCTGGACCCCGCGGAGTTGCCTATGGAGAATGCAACTTCAGTCTCGGCCGTCGATGCCGTCCGTTCCGAACTTTTGGACTGCGCACCGGCGTCCCTTGCCTTTTCTCCCGAACAGGTTGCGTGCGTCTGTGAAGCGCTGCTGCAGGGTGGAAATGTGGAGCGCTTAGCGAGGTTCCTCTGGTCACTGCCGCAGAGCGATCTACTCCGGGGGAACGAGAGCATCCTTAAAGCGCAAGCGATAGTTGCTTTTCACCAAGCCCGGTATCAAGAGCTGTACTGTATTTTGGAGAACCACAGTTTCAGTCCGTCAAACCACCCTTCCCTACAGGATATGTGGTACAAGGCGCGCTACACCGAGGCGGAGAAGGCGCGGGGCAGACCGCTGGGTGCCGTGGACAAGTATCGCTTACGCAGGAAATATCCCCTTCCTCGGACTATCTGGGACGGGGAAGAGACCGTGTACTGTTTTAAAGAGAGGTCTAGGAATGCGCTAAAGGATATGTATAAGCGAAATCGATATCCCTCGCCGGCCGAAAAACGAAATCTGGCAAAATTAACAGGACTGTCTCTGACGCAGGTCAGCAACTGGTTTAAGAACAGAAGACAGAGAGATCGAAATCCGTCCGAGGCGCAATCCAAAAG CGAGTCAGATGGCAATCACAGCACAGAAGATGAGTCCAGTAAGGGCCAGGAGGACTTGTCACCACGTCCCCTGTCCAGCGGTTCTTCAAGTTCAGCCACACACGGAACAGCCCCCCCAACAGTTTACTCAGACGGAGGAACGACTGTCATTCAACAGATTGGAGATGTAAAAATGTCCTCACATGCAGCAGGAGGAATGTGTTTTAATGGTGACCTGACGAGTGTGAATGCCCACTACATCAACGGTGGACCCTATGCTCAGTCCCATAGTAACAATGCTCTCCTGAATGGACTTGGTGCCACAGGTGGCCATTTCTTGACCTTTGATTCTCAAAGGGTCTCCCATCATAGCCAGGAAAGGATGTTGGGAGGGTCTTCTGTGTCTTATGCTCCTTTCTCAATGGGGGTTAGTGAAACAGGCTCTGGAAAGCTGGATACCATGCAGACTCTAATTTCAAATGCTGAAGATGGAGTTATTTCTTCAACGGTCTCCTTTGCTTCTCCCCTCTCCACACGATCCACTACCTCAGGAGCTCTTCATCTCAGCAATTACAGCATGGTCAATCTCCCTGGAAGCGAAATAACCATGGGTCTTCCTCCTCTGATGCTCCCACCGTCCTCTACATCTTCCACTCATG GCTCTGCTCCTTTGGGCAATGTGGTCAGCGACTCCCCCCAGCATTCGAACCAAACCCTGCTCTACACTCAGACCGTCAAGCAGGAGCCTTTGGATGTGACTGGAAGCTACACCTATCCTTCTGAAATCTCCCTTGACCAAGGCAGCAACCTGGGCTACACAGCCTCGCTTTTCCTTTCTTCAAATCTCGGCTCATCTTCATCCACTGGCGGTTCTCTTGCCCCAACTGTCACAGCCACAGTCACTTCCGCCCTCTCTAGCACAGAGGTCCACCACTCCTTGAATCAATCTGGACGTAGCCTCCACGAAGGCAACGGCACTCTGTCTTCAGACTACGGATCCGAAGGTATCCATCTGCATCTGTCCAACAGCCTCCATGGCCCCTCTAGGGCAGTAGAAGGTCCGGTCAGGGTCATTTGTGGAGACCTGGAGATGGAAGGGAAAGAGCTTGCCAAGCTGCAGACGGTACAAATGGATGATGATGGAAGTGACCTCTGA